The genomic region GACGTGCCGATGACGGTGACCGTCCCGCCGAGGATCGCCGCGAAGGAGATCGGCATGAGGAAGCGCGACGGGCTCTTGCCGCGTCTCGCCGCCCAGGCGCTCATCTCCGGCACGAGCACGGCGACGATCGGCGTGTTGTTGAGAACGGAGGACGCCGCTGCAACCGGAGGGAGCAGGGTGGCGAGCGTCCTGCGATCCGAGGCGGACGCATTCAGGGACCGGGCGATGAGCGGTGTGAGCACGCCGGTGCGCGACACCGCGCCGGCGACGATGTACAGGACGGCGATCGTCAGAGGCGCCGCGTTCGAGAATCCGGCGAACGCCTCGTCGCTCGTCACGACGCCGGTGAGCAGCAGGATCACGGTCGCCCCGAGCACCGCAGCCGCCGGAGGCACGAAGTCCTTCGCCATCGCGACGATCGACAAGAGGACGACGACGAGTGTCAGCCAGGCTTCCCAGCCCATGATTTCCTCACCGTCCTCGATCTCGCCTCAGGAGGTCGTTACCCCAGGTCAGGCCGCCTTGGGAGGCCTTCATGCGCCCGTCGAGCCCCGCCAATCCGGAATTGGTGTGGAAATTCGGTGCGCGCCGAGGCTATTTTGCCGTTCAGAAGGGAAGTCTATGACCTCATCGCCGAGTTCGGTGCCTCGGTACAGGCTGCGATCGAGGGACATGGCGTGGCACGACCTCGATGGTCGGATCGTTGTGTTCGACGACAGCATGCACGCGTACATGACACTCAACGACTCAGGCGCGACGTTGTGGCGGCGCCTCGCACCAGGAGCGACGTACACGGATCTCATCGAGGCGTTGCTCAGCGAGTACACCGTCGACCCCGGCACGGCCGCAGCCGACCTCGACAAGTTCCTCGAGGACCTGTCGGAGCACGGCTTGGTCGAGACGTCGTTCGGCTGACGGTCGGCAGCAAGCTCACGTAGGCAGCTCGGCGGCACCGCCGAGCACGTCG from Acidimicrobiia bacterium harbors:
- a CDS encoding PqqD family protein; the protein is MAWHDLDGRIVVFDDSMHAYMTLNDSGATLWRRLAPGATYTDLIEALLSEYTVDPGTAAADLDKFLEDLSEHGLVETSFG